One genomic segment of Nocardia spumae includes these proteins:
- a CDS encoding DUF6131 family protein → MIILGIILLVVGFLLNIHVVWIIGIVVLVIGLVLLALGAMGRSVGGRRYYY, encoded by the coding sequence ATGATCATTCTCGGGATCATCCTTCTCGTGGTCGGGTTTCTGCTGAACATCCATGTCGTCTGGATCATCGGGATCGTGGTCCTCGTCATCGGTTTGGTGTTGCTGGCCCTGGGGGCAATGGGGCGTTCGGTCGGCGGGCGACGGTACTACTACTGA